DNA from Asanoa sp. WMMD1127:
CGTCCGGAATGTCCCCGGCAACCGGCCCCCGGGCCGAGATCCGCGACTGCTCGTCAGCGGTGATCTCGGCGAGCAGCTCGTCGCGGCGCACCTCAGTGTCACCGCGCCGGCCGCGGGCCGCCTCCAGCCGGCCGACGACCTCGTCGAGCGACCCCTGCGCGGTCTCCCGCTGCTCCATCAGCTCCAGCTCGGTGTCCTCGAGCTCCGACTGGCGCCGGGTCAGCGAGACCAGCTCGTGCTGGATCGCCTCCAGCTCGCGGGCCGGACCGCTGCCCATGGTGAGGCGGGCCTGGTCACGGTCCTTGCGGGCGCGTACCTGCTCGACGTCCTTCTCCATGCGGGCGATGTCACGGTCGAGGTCGTCGACCGCCACCTGGGCCCGGACCCGCTCGTCCTCGAGCGCCGACAGCTCCCGGGCCAACGTCTCGAGCTCGGCGTGCTCCGGGAGGCTCCGGCGCCGGTGGGCGAGCTGGGCGAGCGCGGTGTCGATCGCCTGGAGGTCGAGC
Protein-coding regions in this window:
- a CDS encoding C4-type zinc ribbon domain-containing protein, which codes for MKAEPQAQRRLLDLQAIDTALAQLAHRRRSLPEHAELETLARELSALEDERVRAQVAVDDLDRDIARMEKDVEQVRARKDRDQARLTMGSGPARELEAIQHELVSLTRRQSELEDTELELMEQRETAQGSLDEVVGRLEAARGRRGDTEVRRDELLAEITADEQSRISARGPVAGDIPDDLLALYDKIRASSGGLGAALLSAGRCGGCRIELSGADRARIKATAPDEVVRCEECRRIMVRTAESGL